The following is a genomic window from Sphingomonas sinipercae.
CCCGCACGGCCGGTCGTTGGTCCAATATTGGTATTTTTGCGCGGACGGCGGGTTGACCACGCCGGCGATGTGGCCGGACCCGGCCAGCACGAAGCGCTTCTCGCCGCTGAAATAGTCCATCACTTTCCACACGCTTTCCGGCGGGGCGATATGGTCTTCGCGGCCAGCCTGGATGTAGCAGGGGGTCTTCACGTTCGTGATGTCGATGTCGACTCCGGCGACCTTGATCCCGCCTTTCTCGATCATCCGGTTGGCCTTGTAGAAGCTCTCCAGATAATCGCGGTGCCACCCGCCCGGCAGGTTGGTCGTGTCGCTGTTCCACTGCAGCAGGTCGAACGGCGGCGGCTCCTCACCCAGCAGATAATTGTTGACGACGTAATTCCAGATCAGGTCGCGCCCGCGCAGCAGGTTGAAGGTCGCGGCCATGTAGCGGCCGTCGAGATAGCCTTTCTCGGCGGTCAGCTGCTCGAGCAACGCCATCGTGTCGGCGCCGGTGAACAGCTTGAGGTCGCCGGCCTCGCTGAAATCCACCTGCGCGGTGAAGAAGGTGGCCGACTTGACCTTGGCCGACTGCCCGGCGGTTTCGAGGTAGGAGAGGGTCGCGGCCAGCGTCGTGCCCGCAACGCAATAGCCGATGGCGTGCACGCCTTCGACATCGAGCAGGTCGCGAATGGTGTCGATCGCATCGACCTGGCCGCCCAGCACATAGTCGTCGAGCGTTGCATCGGCGATGCTTTCGTCGGCCGACTTCCAGCTGACCATGAACGTGGTGATGCCCTGGTCTACGCACCATTTGACGAAGCTTTTTTCGGGCGTGAGGTCGAGGATGTAGAAGCGGTTGATCCATGGCGGGAAGATGACCAGCGGCGTTTCCAGAACCTGCTCGGTCGTCGGGGAATATTGGATCAGCTGGTAAAGCGGGGTTTCGTGGACGACCTTGCCCGGCGTCATCGCCAAATTCTTGCCCAGTTCGAACGCCCCGCCCCTGCTTTGCGTCACCTGGCCCGCGGCGACGTCCTTGAGCATGTTGGCGAGGCCGTTGAGCAAATTCTCACCCCGGCTCTCGATGGTCTTTTTCAGGACTTGCGGGTTGGTCAGCGCGAAGTTCGACGGGCTCATCGCGTCGACGAAGCTTTGCGTCGCGAACTTCATCCGCTGGCGGGTTTCGGGATCGAGCCCCTCGATTTGCTCGACACTGCCAAGCATTCGGTCGGCAAGCGCAAGGTAGGTCTGGCGGATCTGGTCGAATAGCGGGTTGTCCCGCCATTCCGGGGCGGTGAAGCGCCGGTCCTTCCGCGCGCCTTCGGCCGGCTGCAGGCCAACCATCTGGCCCCATGCCTCAAGGCCCTTGGCCCAGGCTTCGGCGCCGGCGTTCATCAGCGCCATCGGGTCCGCCTGGCCTTGGGCCGCGCCGAAACCGAACGCGGGCGGGAAGGCGCCCCATGCGGGCGCGGTGGGCGCATCGCCCGGTTGCGCCTGCTTCAGCCCTTCGGCCCACGCGTCCATCAGCATCTGCTGGGCGCGGCCCATCACCAGCGTCCAATGCTGCCAGTCTTCCAGGGTCGGGTTCGCGCGATCGGTCTTGTCGGTCATTCGCGCTCCATAACCGTCATTGCGGGCAGAACGAAGCGATCCATTGGCGCAACCGGATTGCTTCGTCGCTCCGCTCCTCGCAATGACGGGCAATGGACGAGGCGAATGCCATTCCCGCAGCGCTGGTGCTGCTCGATTACTTTGGAATCGCGGTGTTCGCGGTGTCCGGCGCCCTGGTCGCTGCCGAAAAGCGCCAGACGCTCGTTACCTTCATCTTCTTCGCGGTGGCGACCGGCGTCGGCGGCGGCACCATCCGCGACCTGCTGATCGGCGCGCCGGTATTTTGGGTCCACACCAACGCGACGTTGATCATCTGCATCGCCGCAGCGCTTCTCGTTTGGCTTGTCAGCGGACGGCGGCTCACCGGCAAGGCGTTGCTCTGGTTCGATGCGGCGGGCCTTGCCGCTTATTCCACCTACGGCGCGGCGAAGGCGCTCGGCTTCGGCGTGGCGCCGGTGCCCGCCTTTGCGATGGGCGTGCTGACCGCATGTGCGGGCGGGATCATCAGGGACCTGCTGGCCGGGGAGCCGTCGGTGCTGATGCGGCCCGAACTTTACGTGACCGCAGCAGCAATGTCGGCCGGCTTGTTCGTTGCGCTGACCGTCGTCGGCCTCGGCGGCTCGGTCGCGGCGCTGACCGCCGCCGCCGCCGGGTTCGCGCTTCGCGGCTTTGCCATCTCGCGCGGCTGGTCGCTGCCTGCCTATCGTGATTAAAGGGCGACCATGATCCCGCTCCCGACCTCCGAAACCGCCGTCAGCGAAGTCGCCGAGATCATCCAGTCGGTGCTGGCCCCGGTTTTCCTGCTGGCCGGCATTGGCGCCTTCCTAAACGTCTGCACGGGGCGGCTGTCGCGAATCGTCGATCGCACCCGCGACGTAGAGCCGCGCTTGCTCGCCAGCCGGGGGACCGAGCACGACCGGCTGCTCGACGAACTGGGCGTGCTCGACCGGCGGATCGTCCTGGTCACACGGGCGATCTGGCTGGCGGTGCTTGCCGCGGTGCTAATCTGCGTCGTGGTCGTCCTGCTGTTCGCCGGCACGCTGATCAGCGGGCATTTCGGCACCGCCATCGCAATGATCTTCATCGTCTGCATGGTCGCGCTCGGACTGGCGTTCGCGGTGTTCCTCGTCGAAACGCGGCTCGGCGCCCGCGCCGTGCGCGTCCGCAACGCCCTTCTCGAGCATGAGGCCGAGGAGCAGTCCTAGGCTGCTCGACAGCGCGCCGGGACGCCCCTATCCCGCCTCGCACAAACAGGAGTTCTTGCCCGCATGCCTGCCGTCGAAAGTTCGTCAACGCTGGACCGCGTACTGGTCCTGGAAATGGTCCGAGTCACCGAAGCGGCGGCAATCGCCGCTTCGAAGTGGGTCGGGCGGGGCGACAACGATGCGGCCGACGATGCCGCGGTCGAGGCGATGCGTACCGAGCTCAACAAGCTGCCGATGGACGGGACGGTCGTCATCGGCGAGGGCGAGCGCGACGAAGCGCCGATGCTTTATATCGGCGAAAAGGTCGGCTCGGCGCAGGGCAGCGGCCCGAAGATCGACATCGCCCTCGACCCGTTGGAAGGCACGACGCTGACCGCGACCGCGGGGCCGAATGCTCTTGCGGTGCTGGCGATCGCGGAAAGCGGCTGCCTGCTCAACGCGCCCGACACCTACATGCAGAAGATCGCGATTGGCCCGGGCTACGACGAAGGGACCATCGACCTCAACCGCTCGCCGGCGGACAACGTCCGCGCGCTGGCGCAAGCGAAGGGCGTCGAGCCGAGCGAAATCATCGCCTGCGTGCTCGACCGGCCGCGCCACCAGCAGATCATCGACGAGCTGCGCGGCCTGGGTTGCGGAATCACCCTCATTCCCGACGGCGACGTTGCCGGGGTGATTGCGACCGCAGACCCCGATACCGGCATCGACATCTACATGGGCTCGGGCGGCGCTCCGGAAGGCGTGCTGGCCGCTGCGGCGCTGCGCTGCGTCGGCGGACAGATCCAGGGCAAATTGCTGTTTCGCAACGACGACGAGGTCGCCCGCGCCCGCCGCTGGGGCATCGACGACCTCGACCGCGTCTATTCGATCCAGGACTTGGCGAAGGGCGACTGCATCTTCGCCGCGACCGGGGTCACCGACGGATCGCTGCTCAAGGGCGTCCACCGGCGCAAGGGCTGCTTCACGACCGAAAGCATCGTCATGCGGGCAAGCTCCGGAACCGTGCGCCGGGTCGCCACCGAACATTATAAGCTTGGCAGCCTGCGCTCGCTCTAGACCCGGCCATAGTCGCGGCTAAGGTCAGCGCGGTGGGGGATTCCGAACCTGAACAGGGCGCTCTGGCGCCGGATGCGCTGCAGCCGGTAGAGCCGGGGTATCGCAACGTCCTTCGTGCCCGCGCTGCGGTCCGTTGGCTGGTCTTGACCGTCCTTGCGGTGGCGCTCGACCGGCTGTTGCTCAAGGAAACAGGTGCGTACGGGATCCTCAGCGTGCTCGTGCCGCTGTCCGGCACCCTGTTCGTGCTGGTAAGCCCGCCGCGAGCCTTCCGCCGGCTCGGCTATGCGCTCGACGAGACCTTGCTTCGCGTTGCGCGTGGCTGGCTCTTCCACACCGACACGGTGGTGCCGCTGGTCAGGGTCCAGCATCTGGACGTGACCCGCGGGCCGCTGGACAAGGCGTTCGGGACCGCTTCGCTGGTCGTCCACACTGCTGGCACGCATAACAGCATCGTCACCCTGCCCGGGCTTTCGCCCGACCGCGCGGCCGAGATCCGCGACATCATCCGCGAGCATGTCCGAACCGATTTCGCCTGATATCGGGCCGGTCGAGCGGCTGCATCCGTTCTTCCTGCTGGCCGGGCTTGGCGGAAGCCTGCGCCAGGTCGCGGGCGCCTACGCGCTGCTCGGTTACCTCGTCATTGCCGGGCGCTTCGGCACTGCCATCCTGCTCGCGCTGGCGCTGCTGGTGATGGGCGTCGTCGGCGGCATCATCTACTGGCGCCGGTTCCAGTTTCGGGTCGGCGCCAATGAAATCCGGATCAACAGCGGCATCTTCAGCCGCACCCAACGGTCGATCCCGTTCGACCGGGTCCAGGACGTCGATATCACGCAGGGCTTTTTCGCCCGCTTGCTCGGCATTGCCGCGGTCCGGTTCGAAACGGGAGGCGCGTCGGGCGGCAAGGCGGACGAGGGCGTGCTCCACGCTATCCCGCTGGCGCGCGCCGAGGCGATCCGGCTGCTGGTGCGCGGCCGGCCGCACCCCGTCGAACAGGGCGCCACGGTGCCCGCCGAGGCGGAGCGGTTGCCGGTTTATCGAATGGATTCCGCCCGCCTGGCGCTGTCCGGCCTGTTCAACTTCTCGCTTGCGATCTTCGCCGGCCTGGTCGGATTGACCCAGACGGCCGGCGACGTGCTCGGCTTCGATCCGCTCAGCAAGGCGTTCTGGGACAGCGTGCTGGCGCGCGGCAGCGGGCTTGGCGAAGCGCTGTCGACCCACCGCGTCGCGGCGATCGGCGCCGGACTGGTCGTGCTCCTGATCGCCGGCGTTGCGACGGGCGTGATCCGCACCGTGCTGCGGGACTTCGGCTTCACGCTGGAGCGGACCGAAACCAGCTTTCGCCGCCGGCGCGGCCTCCTGACCAGGACGGACGTGAGCATACCGTTGCGACGAGTCCAGGCCGCGATCGTCGGTACCGGGCCGGTGCGCAGCCTGTTCGGCTGGCGCGAGCTCAAGTTGCAGAACCTGGCGCAGGATGAGGGGGCGGGCGACCATTCGGTCGCGCCCCTGGCGAGCGAGGCGGAAGTGGGCCGGATATTGGCCGGGCTGGGGTGGTCGCCATTGCCGTCGCAGGCGACCTGGAAGCGGGTGTCGTTGGCCTACGTGTGGACGTCCGCGATAGCGCTGTTGCCGCCGCTAATGCTGTGCACGGCGTTGATCGCACTGTTCAGCCTGGCGCCGCTGATGATGGACGGGGTCACCCGCGCGCTGGTGCAGCGCGAGTTCCAGTCGATGCTGATCGCGCTGGTCGCCATTTTCGGGGGGCTGCTTCTGATGATCGTCCTGCGCGCCTTCGCCTGGGCCCGCACGGGATATTTGCTGGACGATGACCGCCTGTTGGTCCGGACCGGCTGGTGGCGGCGGCGGCTCCGAATCCTGCCGCTCGACAAGATCCAGAGCATCGACGTCAGCGACGGCCTGGTCCGGCGCTGGTTCGGCGTTGCCGACATGGCCTTGGGGGTCGCGGGCGGGCAGGGCTTTTCCGCCCACACCATTCCCGCACTGCCGCGGGAAGATGCGCGCAAGTTGCGGGAACAACTGCTATTCCGGGCCCGATGACCTTCGCACTGAACATCGAAAAGTCCGTGTCGGGGCAAGCCTGGCGTTGGCGGCGGGCCAGCGATGGCGAGACCGCGATGGAGCAATTGGTCGACGAGTTGCTGCTCGCCCGCGGGGTGGCCAGCGAGGACCTCGCCCGGCATCGCGACCCGCGCATTCGCGATTTCCTGCCCGACCCGTCGGCCTTCCGCGACATGGACAAGGGCGCTCGCCGGGTCGCGGATGCGATCACGGCCGGCGAGACGGTTGCCATTTTCGGTGACTACGATGTCGATGGGGCAACCAGCGCTGCGCTCCTGACCTTGCTGTTCAGAAGGCTCGGGATCGAGCCGATGGTCTACATCCCCGACCGGCTGATGGAGGGCTACGGCCCGTCCGGCACGGCTTTGTGCGAGCTCAAGGCCCGCGGCGCGACCCTGGCGGTGACCGTCGACTGCGGCGCGCAGGCGTTCGAGGCGCTGGAAGCGGCCAAGGCAGCGCAACTGGACGTGATCGTCGTCGACCATCACCAATGCGCGACCCTGCTGCCGGTCGCTCACGCCGTCATCAACCCAAACCGCTTGGACGAGGACGAAATCGGCGCCGCGCACGGCCATCTGGCGGCGGTCGGGATGGCGTTCCTGCTTGGTGTCGCGGTGGTGCGCGAGTTGCGCGCACGCGGCTATTTCGCCGAGCGCGAGGAGCCGAAGCTGATCGACCTGCTCGACCTCGTCGCGCTTGGGACGGTCGCGGACGTGGCCAAGCTGCGCGGGCTCAACCGCGCCTTCGTCACCCAAGGGCTCAAGGTCATGGGCGGCCGGCAAAACGTCGGGCTCGCGGCGCTCGCCGAAGCGGCGCGGCTGGTCAAGGCGCCCTCATGCCGGGACCTGGGCTTCGCGCTTGGCCCCAGGATCAACGCCGGCGGCCGCGTCGGCAAATCCGACCTTGGCGTGCGCCTGCTGACCACAGCCGATCCCGAAGAAGCCCGGCAGATCGCCGGCGAGCTCGACCGCCTCAACGAGGAACGTCGGGCGATCGAGTTCCAGGTCTGCGAGGAAGCGGAGCTAAAGGCCAGGGATCAAGGCGACGCCCCGGTGATCACGGTCATGGGCGCCGGATGGCACCCGGGCGTGATCGGGATCGTCGCCGGCCGGCTCAAGGAGCGGTTCGGAAGGCCCGCAATCGTTATTGCGGAGGGCGAGGACGGCACCGGCAAGGGCTCCGGCCGGTCGATCTCCGGCGTGGACCTTGGCGCAGCGGTGCTGGCCGCAAAGGACAGCGGGTTGCTGGTCGCCGGCGGGGGGCACGCCATGGCGGCTGGGCTGACCTTACCGGCAGGCGGCCTGGAGGCATTTCGCTCCTTCATCAACGAACGGCTGGCGGGCGACATCGAAAGCGCGATCGGATCGCGGGCGTTGCTGCTCGACACCTTGCTTGCGCCGGGCGGGATCGTGGGCGAACTGTGCGACGCGCTCGACGCCGGCGGCCCGTACGGGGCGGGTTGGCCCTCGCCGCGCGTGGCCGCGGGACCGTGCCGGCTTTTGAACACGGGCATTGTCGGCGACGGCCATGTCCGTGGGCTGGCCTGCGGCGACGATGGTAAGACGTTCAAGTGGATCGCCTTTCGCAGCGGCACGACCGCGCTTGGCCAGGCGCTGCTCGCTTCGGCGCCCGATACGCGCTGGTGGCTGGCCGGAAGCATCAAGCGCGACGAGTGGAACGGCGGCAATGCGGCCGAGATGCATGTCGATGACGCCGCTGCTGCTTGACCCTTGGGAGCGGCTCGCCTAACCGGCTCCCCGCCTTACCGGCCCCTTCGTCTAGCGGTTAGGACGCGGCCCTTTCACGGCTGAAACACGGGTTCGATTCCCGTAGGGGTCACCAAGGCGCAGGATGTCCGGCGCACATTTCCGGATATTGGTGACAGGCCTTTTCAGGCGCCGCGGCGGAAACTGCTTGCGGCCAGCCGGCGAACCAGCGGCGACAGGCCGCGGTGACTTGCCACATGATAGCTCGACCCGCCGTCAAGGTGCTTGCACAAGCGCCGATGCGCCTCGCCCAGCGCGTGGTAGGGCAAGCCTGGAAGCAGATGGTGAAGCGCGTGATAACGCAGCCCGACCGGCGCCCACAGCGCCGGAAGCGTGGCCGGCGGCGGCACGTTGACGCTGTCCAGATATTGCGCGGTCACGCTCATCGGCTCGCCGTCATTCTCCCAAAGGTGAGCGACGAGGGTGCGCACCTGGTTCAGGAACATGACGCCCGATGCGATGCCCAGCCCAACGATGAAATCGCGCAGCGGCACCGCGCCGGTGACCGCGATCGCAATCAACGCGATCGCCCAAAGGCTCGCCGCAGTTTCCTGCCAGAGCCACTGGCGGCGGAAGTCGCCTTCGGGCCGCGACCGGCGGAACTGCGGATTGATCTGCAGGCCGGAATAGCGGCCGACCACGAGGGTGCGCAGCCTGGGGCTCAGCAGCGACAGCGGCGCGAGGATCGCGAAGCGCACCAGCATCGCCACTGGAGCAAGCACCGCCGCAACTAGGAAGATCGGCAAGGTCCAGGGCTTCATCAGCGCGAGGGGCAGATATTCCGGGTCGTTGGCCGTCCCGTAATAGCGCTTGGCGTGATGCTGGTTGTGAACCCCTTCGTAGAGGAAGGACGGGACGAGCAAGGGCACGCCGATCAGCAGGTTCCAGGCCAGCCGGAAGCCGGGGACCGCCCCGCTTTTGATGTGGGTGAGCTCGTGAATGAAGCTGCCGGCACGATACAGCGCCAGGACGGCGATGACGGCGCTGGCAAAGGCAAGGCCGGGAGGCGCGAGCATGACCGCCCCGGCGAAGGCCGCATAGCCGACCAGCGCCGATCCGATGAGGTCGGTCCAATAGATCGCCGCGCTCGGCTGGTTGAGCTCGCGCGTCAGGTCTGCCGCCGCCTTCAGCATCGACTTGTCGTCGGCCGGGCGCGCACGCGGCTTCACCGGCGAATCGGTGATGACGCTCTCGCGCCGAATGTCGGTCATGATGGTCATAGGATTGGTCCGGCTTTGCCGATTGCCATGAGATAGTGGCGCGAACGTGGCGCTACAACAGCGCCGCTGGCGCGACCGGGTGCCCGACGCTACGCAATGGCCATGACCAATAGCACGCTGACCATCCGCCCCGTGGAGGGCAAGGCAGACCGCAAGGCCTTCGTCGATTTCGCCTGGGAGGCGTATCGGGGCGACCCGGCCTGGGTGCCGCCGCTGAAGGACGAAGTGCACGGGCTGATCACGCCGGGGAAGAACCCGTGGTTCGAACATGCCAAGGCGCAATTCTGGCTTGCCGAGCGCGGCGGCAAGACGGTCGGCCGGGTCAGCGCGCAGGTGGATGAGCTGGTGCAGGCCCACATGGGGCAGGGCATCGGCAATTTCGGCATGTTCGAAGCGCTCGACGGTGAAGCGGCCGCGGCTTTGATCGCCACTGCCGAGGACTGGCTGCGCCAGCAGGGGATGACCCGGGTCCTGGGGCCGATCAGCCTGTCGATCTGGGATGAGCCGGGGCTTGAGGTGCAGGGCTTCGAAGAAGCGCCGACCGCGATGATGGGCCATCACCGGCCCGAATATCGCGGCTGGATCGAGGCCGCGGGCTACGCCAAGGCCAAGGACCTGCTCACCTACGAAGTCGATATCGCCAACTGGAGCGATCCGAAGATCGATCGGCTGATCCAGGCCGGGGAGCGCAACCCGCGCATTCGCATTCGCACCGTCGACAAGAGCCGCTTCAACGAGGAAGCGCGGCTGATCCTCAACCTGCTCAACGACGCCTGGTCCGACAATTGGGGCTATGTCCCACTGACGGAGGCGGAGATCGCCTATGCCGGCAAGAAGCTGAAGCCGATCATCTACGAAGAGCTGGTGCGCATCGCCGAAGTCGACGGAGAGCCCGTCGCCTTCATGATCACCATTCCCGACATCAACGAACTGATCCGCGACCTTGACGGCAAGCTGTTCCCGTTCGGCTTCATCAAGCTGCTGTGGCGGCTGCGCAAGCCGCGGACAAAGCGGGCGCGGGTGCCGCTGATGGGCGTCGCCAAGAAGCTGCACGGCACCCGGATGGCGACGATGCTGGCCTTCATGCTGATCGAATTCATCCGCCGTGACTGCGTCGGCAAGTTCGGCATCGGCACCGGCGAGTTCGGCTGGATCCTTGAAGACAATAAGGGAATGCTGTCGATCGCGGAGCTACCTGGCGCGTTCGTCAACCACGTCTATCGGATCTACGAAAAGACCCTTTGATCGCCTGGTCCGCGTGACTGGTCAGGAAATTCTTCGGAAGGCGAGCATCTCCGCGACCTGATGCGTCGATCCGTCGTGGAAGCCATTGCGACCCTCCCATGTCCGGGGATTGCGGAAGGTGCCGAAGATCATGTCCGGAAGCGGGATATCGCCGTAATTATAAGCGTGAACTCCGCGTTCGTGATGAATCAGGTGGCTTTCCGGGCGCTGAAGGAAATAGCCGACCCAGTGCGGGGTACGGATATTGGTGTGCTGGAACATTCCCGGCAACGTCGCGACGACCCCGACGATCAGCGCGGCCTCCGCGCTTAAGCCGAATATCCAGACCAGGCAGAGCGACCCTAAAAATGCCCAGCCGACCATGTCGACCGGGTGGAAATAATAGGCGCCCCAGATGTCCGGACGCTCGGCTGAATGATGCATCTGATGCGTGAAGCGCCAAAGCGGATCGATCTGATGCATGGCGCGGTGCCAGAAATAGATGGCGAATTCGAGGATCAGGAACCCAGTCACGATCTGTAGCCAGAGCGGGAGAGCGCTTCCGTCGAACAGCTGGTGGGAGCCGAGAAAGCTATCCCACATGAACGGCGCGTAAGTCGCGATCGCGAAATAGAGAATGAAGGACGCGATCCCCATCGCCCGCCAATAGCGAACTTCCACGAAGGCGGTGCGCTTCCCAATATGATCGGCCACCGCGAAGACGATGAAACAGCCAAGGATGATGTAGAGGAAGGTCGTCATCGGTTCGCCCCCGCAAACTTCCGGGCGAAGATATCAGAGAGCTCGAGCAACTCCAATTGCCGCGGCCATGACGCCGCGCAGGTTGGCTGGGTTAGGCCAGCTCGATCCAGGTCGGGGCGTGATCGGAGGCTTTCTCTTCGCCGCGCGCCCAGCGATCCACTCCGGCGCCGCGCAGACGGTCGGCGGCTTCGGGGGAGCAGAGCAAATGGTCCAGCCGGAAGCCAAGGTCGCGCTGCCAGCAGCCAGCCGTATAATCCCAGAAGGTATAGAGCTTCGGATCCTCGGGGTGGAAAGCGCGCAACGCGTCGGTCCAGCCGCCGTTGGCCAATCGCCGCCACTGATCGCGCGTGGCGGGTTGGGTCACTGCGTCATGGGCGGTGGCGCCGATCGAAAAGACGTCGCGGTCCTCGGGCACGACGTTCCAGTCGCCGGCGAGGACGACCGGGCGTTCCTCGCGCAAGAGCGTATCCGAATGCTCGCGCAGGCGCTCCATCCAGCGGATCTTGTAATCGAACTTCTCGGTCCCGACGGGATTGCCGTTGGGCAGGTAGATCGAAGCGACGATCAGTCCCGCGACCTCCGCC
Proteins encoded in this region:
- a CDS encoding PHA/PHB synthase family protein, coding for MTDKTDRANPTLEDWQHWTLVMGRAQQMLMDAWAEGLKQAQPGDAPTAPAWGAFPPAFGFGAAQGQADPMALMNAGAEAWAKGLEAWGQMVGLQPAEGARKDRRFTAPEWRDNPLFDQIRQTYLALADRMLGSVEQIEGLDPETRQRMKFATQSFVDAMSPSNFALTNPQVLKKTIESRGENLLNGLANMLKDVAAGQVTQSRGGAFELGKNLAMTPGKVVHETPLYQLIQYSPTTEQVLETPLVIFPPWINRFYILDLTPEKSFVKWCVDQGITTFMVSWKSADESIADATLDDYVLGGQVDAIDTIRDLLDVEGVHAIGYCVAGTTLAATLSYLETAGQSAKVKSATFFTAQVDFSEAGDLKLFTGADTMALLEQLTAEKGYLDGRYMAATFNLLRGRDLIWNYVVNNYLLGEEPPPFDLLQWNSDTTNLPGGWHRDYLESFYKANRMIEKGGIKVAGVDIDITNVKTPCYIQAGREDHIAPPESVWKVMDYFSGEKRFVLAGSGHIAGVVNPPSAQKYQYWTNDRPCGTLESFIEGATEHKGSWWPDWRQWLQKQDPKTVAATGARIPGKGKLKAIEDAPGRYVRSR
- a CDS encoding trimeric intracellular cation channel family protein; amino-acid sequence: MDEANAIPAALVLLDYFGIAVFAVSGALVAAEKRQTLVTFIFFAVATGVGGGTIRDLLIGAPVFWVHTNATLIICIAAALLVWLVSGRRLTGKALLWFDAAGLAAYSTYGAAKALGFGVAPVPAFAMGVLTACAGGIIRDLLAGEPSVLMRPELYVTAAAMSAGLFVALTVVGLGGSVAALTAAAAGFALRGFAISRGWSLPAYRD
- a CDS encoding DUF2721 domain-containing protein, producing MIPLPTSETAVSEVAEIIQSVLAPVFLLAGIGAFLNVCTGRLSRIVDRTRDVEPRLLASRGTEHDRLLDELGVLDRRIVLVTRAIWLAVLAAVLICVVVVLLFAGTLISGHFGTAIAMIFIVCMVALGLAFAVFLVETRLGARAVRVRNALLEHEAEEQS
- the glpX gene encoding class II fructose-bisphosphatase, whose translation is MPAVESSSTLDRVLVLEMVRVTEAAAIAASKWVGRGDNDAADDAAVEAMRTELNKLPMDGTVVIGEGERDEAPMLYIGEKVGSAQGSGPKIDIALDPLEGTTLTATAGPNALAVLAIAESGCLLNAPDTYMQKIAIGPGYDEGTIDLNRSPADNVRALAQAKGVEPSEIIACVLDRPRHQQIIDELRGLGCGITLIPDGDVAGVIATADPDTGIDIYMGSGGAPEGVLAAAALRCVGGQIQGKLLFRNDDEVARARRWGIDDLDRVYSIQDLAKGDCIFAATGVTDGSLLKGVHRRKGCFTTESIVMRASSGTVRRVATEHYKLGSLRSL
- a CDS encoding PH domain-containing protein, whose product is MGDSEPEQGALAPDALQPVEPGYRNVLRARAAVRWLVLTVLAVALDRLLLKETGAYGILSVLVPLSGTLFVLVSPPRAFRRLGYALDETLLRVARGWLFHTDTVVPLVRVQHLDVTRGPLDKAFGTASLVVHTAGTHNSIVTLPGLSPDRAAEIRDIIREHVRTDFA
- a CDS encoding PH domain-containing protein, encoding MSEPISPDIGPVERLHPFFLLAGLGGSLRQVAGAYALLGYLVIAGRFGTAILLALALLVMGVVGGIIYWRRFQFRVGANEIRINSGIFSRTQRSIPFDRVQDVDITQGFFARLLGIAAVRFETGGASGGKADEGVLHAIPLARAEAIRLLVRGRPHPVEQGATVPAEAERLPVYRMDSARLALSGLFNFSLAIFAGLVGLTQTAGDVLGFDPLSKAFWDSVLARGSGLGEALSTHRVAAIGAGLVVLLIAGVATGVIRTVLRDFGFTLERTETSFRRRRGLLTRTDVSIPLRRVQAAIVGTGPVRSLFGWRELKLQNLAQDEGAGDHSVAPLASEAEVGRILAGLGWSPLPSQATWKRVSLAYVWTSAIALLPPLMLCTALIALFSLAPLMMDGVTRALVQREFQSMLIALVAIFGGLLLMIVLRAFAWARTGYLLDDDRLLVRTGWWRRRLRILPLDKIQSIDVSDGLVRRWFGVADMALGVAGGQGFSAHTIPALPREDARKLREQLLFRAR
- the recJ gene encoding single-stranded-DNA-specific exonuclease RecJ, whose product is MTFALNIEKSVSGQAWRWRRASDGETAMEQLVDELLLARGVASEDLARHRDPRIRDFLPDPSAFRDMDKGARRVADAITAGETVAIFGDYDVDGATSAALLTLLFRRLGIEPMVYIPDRLMEGYGPSGTALCELKARGATLAVTVDCGAQAFEALEAAKAAQLDVIVVDHHQCATLLPVAHAVINPNRLDEDEIGAAHGHLAAVGMAFLLGVAVVRELRARGYFAEREEPKLIDLLDLVALGTVADVAKLRGLNRAFVTQGLKVMGGRQNVGLAALAEAARLVKAPSCRDLGFALGPRINAGGRVGKSDLGVRLLTTADPEEARQIAGELDRLNEERRAIEFQVCEEAELKARDQGDAPVITVMGAGWHPGVIGIVAGRLKERFGRPAIVIAEGEDGTGKGSGRSISGVDLGAAVLAAKDSGLLVAGGGHAMAAGLTLPAGGLEAFRSFINERLAGDIESAIGSRALLLDTLLAPGGIVGELCDALDAGGPYGAGWPSPRVAAGPCRLLNTGIVGDGHVRGLACGDDGKTFKWIAFRSGTTALGQALLASAPDTRWWLAGSIKRDEWNGGNAAEMHVDDAAAA
- a CDS encoding fatty acid desaturase family protein is translated as MTIMTDIRRESVITDSPVKPRARPADDKSMLKAAADLTRELNQPSAAIYWTDLIGSALVGYAAFAGAVMLAPPGLAFASAVIAVLALYRAGSFIHELTHIKSGAVPGFRLAWNLLIGVPLLVPSFLYEGVHNQHHAKRYYGTANDPEYLPLALMKPWTLPIFLVAAVLAPVAMLVRFAILAPLSLLSPRLRTLVVGRYSGLQINPQFRRSRPEGDFRRQWLWQETAASLWAIALIAIAVTGAVPLRDFIVGLGIASGVMFLNQVRTLVAHLWENDGEPMSVTAQYLDSVNVPPPATLPALWAPVGLRYHALHHLLPGLPYHALGEAHRRLCKHLDGGSSYHVASHRGLSPLVRRLAASSFRRGA
- a CDS encoding N-acetyltransferase — translated: MTNSTLTIRPVEGKADRKAFVDFAWEAYRGDPAWVPPLKDEVHGLITPGKNPWFEHAKAQFWLAERGGKTVGRVSAQVDELVQAHMGQGIGNFGMFEALDGEAAAALIATAEDWLRQQGMTRVLGPISLSIWDEPGLEVQGFEEAPTAMMGHHRPEYRGWIEAAGYAKAKDLLTYEVDIANWSDPKIDRLIQAGERNPRIRIRTVDKSRFNEEARLILNLLNDAWSDNWGYVPLTEAEIAYAGKKLKPIIYEELVRIAEVDGEPVAFMITIPDINELIRDLDGKLFPFGFIKLLWRLRKPRTKRARVPLMGVAKKLHGTRMATMLAFMLIEFIRRDCVGKFGIGTGEFGWILEDNKGMLSIAELPGAFVNHVYRIYEKTL
- a CDS encoding sterol desaturase family protein — protein: MTTFLYIILGCFIVFAVADHIGKRTAFVEVRYWRAMGIASFILYFAIATYAPFMWDSFLGSHQLFDGSALPLWLQIVTGFLILEFAIYFWHRAMHQIDPLWRFTHQMHHSAERPDIWGAYYFHPVDMVGWAFLGSLCLVWIFGLSAEAALIVGVVATLPGMFQHTNIRTPHWVGYFLQRPESHLIHHERGVHAYNYGDIPLPDMIFGTFRNPRTWEGRNGFHDGSTHQVAEMLAFRRIS
- the xth gene encoding exodeoxyribonuclease III codes for the protein MKLTTYNLNGIRARLPRFLEWLERERPDIVCLQELKCATELLPTADVEALGYQGVWHGQKGFNGVAILARGEQPQLRREGLPGDPDDTHSRYIEAEVAGLIVASIYLPNGNPVGTEKFDYKIRWMERLREHSDTLLREERPVVLAGDWNVVPEDRDVFSIGATAHDAVTQPATRDQWRRLANGGWTDALRAFHPEDPKLYTFWDYTAGCWQRDLGFRLDHLLCSPEAADRLRGAGVDRWARGEEKASDHAPTWIELA